In Setaria viridis chromosome 5, Setaria_viridis_v4.0, whole genome shotgun sequence, the genomic stretch GAAATCGTGCCGCGACCGCTGCTCCAGCGCCGCTGCCGTTTAGATCCCTCGGGGTCTTGCGCCGGATCTGAGAAACAAGTGAGCCACCCTACCCTGGTTGCCTTGCCCATCCGTTTATCTACCTCCCGAAGAAGCGGGCGCGGCGGAGACCTGCAGATCTGTCGGGTTCCTCCATCCACGACCACTTGCACGGATTCGATGCGTCACACGGAGTGAACGAATGGTAATTCTTTCTGTCGATTTTATCTTGGGCGGCACGGCGGCTGACTCTCCTAATCCTTGTCAGGAGGGACAGGACCAGCCTGTAGGCCGGCATCGTCGAGGATATTGCCGGCCGGCTGCTCGCCCTCGACGTGGCCGAGTACCTGCGGCTCCACGCGGCGTGCAAGGCCTGGCGCGTGTGCATCGCCGACCCGCGCGCGGAGGGCGGCTTGGACAGCCGTTTCCGCCCGCGCAACTGGATCGCTATGTCCCACTGTGCCCCGCCGTCGCGCCGTACGCTCCTCAACGTCGCTACCGGCGCCCACGTCGACTTCCCGGAGCTCTCCACCCGTCGCCACTTCGGCTCGGCCGAGGGCCGCCTCGTCCTGTGCGACAAGACCAGTAATGCTATCGGCCTCCTCAATCCGCTCACAGGAGTCCTCGTCGAATTCCCCGCCATTAGCGATGTCCGGGCCTTGACGGTCCCGAGCGGCGCATACTTGATCACGTTCCGTGCCAGCTACAACTTAGAATTGGATTCCACGAAGGTGAACGTCCCCAATCCACCTGTCATCAAGGGCGCCGGCATCAACGACTCGACCTTCCCGTCCACCCTCGTGCTCTGCCTGAGGAAGCAGCTATCGCACGTCGTCTGCGTCAAGCCTGGCGACGGGCACTGGGTGTCTGTCCATCACGGCGAGCAGCGCGTTGATTCAGTGACCGCCCTCGGTCGGATCTTGTTCCAGTCCCTGTTGTCTTTCAGGGGACGCTGCTACCTCACGACGCCTAGGGGTGACATCATGACGGTGGATCTGGGTCCGATGACCAGCCATCGGTCACCCTCTAGCCTCGCATGGTGTACCTGCACAGGGAGATGGCGCTCGGAGACGGAGTGAAAGGCATGTCCTACCTCGTCCGGTCCCACGACGACCGGATGCTCATGGTGCGCTATTCATTCTCGCGCCACGGTGACCTCACGGTCACGGATGGAGACGGTAACCCAGCGAAAACCTTCATATCCTGCGGTGCTCCCTCTCGCATGGAGGTGTCGGAGATGTACATCGACGGGAGACGGCTGATCCCATTGCGCGGAATCGGTAACAACGCGGTGTTCGTCGGTGGCATGCACTCCATCATGCTGCCCACCGGCAAGTTCCCCAAGATCGCTGCCAAGACGGTGTACATGAACTACCTCTGGCAGCGCGTTCGCCGCTTCGGTGCCTACCGTTTCGAGGATGGGACGACCACGCCGCCAAGAGATCTCCGCCGAgataagaaggggagggaggagggtttCGCCCCGTGTGCTTGTCGAATTGGATGATTATCTCATCTGCCACGTTCAACAGCCTGACCAGTTCCACAATATTCTATTTATTGATCGCTAGTAGTGGAAATCGAAGATGCTTTCTGCATTCGTGTCATGAGTCGGTTAAGAGCTTAGCGCTGTGTTATTTTGATAATGGATATATGTACTGTGTTTTTGTTGGTTTGTTTATGTCAAATACAGTAGCTCTTTAGTTGTGATCTTTTGTGAGAGCCTCTCCTGATGAAATGCAACCCTGTTAAATCTCTCATTGTGAATTGCGCACTCTGTCCTGTGTGAAATTACTGCTTAATAGCATGGCCAAAATCTTCACAATTGCACACGGCAGTCCAGATGGTAGTGCTCAACCTCTGTTGCAAAATTGCTTGGAATTGCTTATCTAGCACGAGTTTATTCTGGAGCGGAAAGCTCAATATTGAGTTTTGCTGGATAAAAGGGGCATCTCGGAATTGCAAAGTTTCTTGGAAAGTAAAAGCCTGTAACCAAACATGACATGTTTGAGACCATAGAAATAAGCTGGGTCGCACGACTTGTGAACATCCTGTCAACAGCTCCTGCAGAGAAACATACTGTCGCTAAGAGAATGGAAACAATTAACTTTTGCTGAATAAATCACTACCATGTACAGCTCTAAACCACTGTTCACTGCTTCTGTACGCAGATGATGATCAATTAAGTGAAGCAACATGGCATCAAAACCATGCAATCAGCTTCAGAGTTTATGGTAACGCATGCATCATGAATCCTCTAAAGAAAAGGACTATTTGCTTCCTTTGAATGCATTTTGTAATTATGTCAGAAAAACGGATATAATTGAATCCATATTATTTAAATGCATTTTGTAATGATCATAGTTTTCTAACCACCACAAGAAGTTACCGAAAGGCTCACCTGGCCCCTTGCACTCCGTTTACTTACAATACAAGACCAATCAAGCGACCCGCTTctggccttcttgtcaaagtGCCATCATGTGAAGCCCATCGTGGCCTAAAAACTTCAGCCATCATATCAGTAGACAGGTCACAGCCTCACAGGTATGGTCACATCTTAATTATCACTTATAAGCAAGAACCAAACGGCCACCGCCTGCGCTTCTAGAGCTCGAGGCCAATCCGGACCGGAGGCCGTCGTGGATAACTGGATATTCATCCAGCACAGGTGGCGGTCAGCCGGTCACTGCCTCTCTCACAAACCTAGTGCAGATCTTTTGTTCCGGCGAGCCTTCACCACGAACTCGCTTGCGGTGAATCCACAGCtgcccgattttggacaaccaaaatcactacACCAGCACTGTAGCGTactgtagtatttcgtttgtatttgtaaattattgtccaaatattgactaattaggctcaaagattcgtctcgcaaagtacaaccaaactgtgcaattagtttttgatttcgtctacatttactatcgtaagtttgatgtaacgaggaatcttctttttcatagtacTAAATTGGAATTTTGGTAACTAAACTGGGTCCAAGGCATGTTGAACCACAAGTATTTGGCACGTGTTAGCACACGTACGTGGCTTTCAGCGGAGAGAAGGGCAAAGACGTCAGACGTCAGGATCCAACCGTcccctttccctttccctttccctttccATTTCCCCACCCCGCAAAATATAATTATCGTGCCGACGGATCGTATACTCCTAGCCTCCTCCccccgcaggccgcagcgcCTCCTCCGGCTATAAATCCCGGCCCCAAATCCACCCGATCCGGATGCGCAAACAACGAATCGCCGGactcgtcgccgcccccgccctGCTCGTGCTCGTTGCCCTCGCCGTCTCGTCGTCCTCCCGCAGCGCGCACAAGGAGCCGTCCATGGCGGACCGCGGGACGCTGGCGGGCGGCATCACGGATGTGCCGCAGGGCGAAAACGACATCCACCTCCAGGAGATCGCCCGCTTCGCCGTCGACGAGAACAACAAGAAGACCGTAAGCCCCCTGCCCCCTTTGCGCTGTATATGTCCCCTTCTCTGCGAGACTGCGACGCGTAATGGTCAAACTGAATCGGTGTTCTGCTGCCTAATTGTGCGGGTGCTCACGGCTCTGATCACGAATTCGTACGTAGGAACTGGCTCATTTCAAGTTTCATTCTCTGTTGGCAAATTAATTTAACGCCCGGAATCGTGTAAATCTGAACAGCTTTACCAAGGCATGAGAATGAGCGATTGCTATCCATACAGATCCAAACGGACCTTCCCTTCAGTGGACGTGAtggattaattattttttttccaagtgGGTCAGTAGATAATCTTGATGATGTGACGAATCCTGACGTCCATTGAACGTGATTCGGATGCTTGGATTTATGAGTAGTTACCTACTTACCTGCTACCGCCCAGGAGGTCACCTGACCTGTTGAATTAGCATCAATGTCATTCAACTTTGTAACTAGTCTTAAACAAATAC encodes the following:
- the LOC117859254 gene encoding cystatin-1, which codes for MRKQRIAGLVAAPALLVLVALAVSSSSRSAHKEPSMADRGTLAGGITDVPQGENDIHLQEIARFAVDENNKKTNALLSYERIVKAKTQVVAGAMYYLTIEVKDGTAKKLYEAKVWEKSWENFKELQEFKPVEESSA